One Capricornis sumatraensis isolate serow.1 chromosome 8, serow.2, whole genome shotgun sequence genomic region harbors:
- the FDXR gene encoding NADPH:adrenodoxin oxidoreductase, mitochondrial isoform X1 yields the protein MAPRCWRWWPWSSWTRTRLPPSRSIQNFGQHFSTQEQTPQICVVGSGPAGFYTAQHLLKHHSRAHVDIYEKQLVPFGLVRFGVAPDHPEVKNVINTFTQTARSDRCAFYGNVEVGRDVTVQELRDAYHAVVLSYGAEDHQALDIPGEELPGVFSARAFVGWYNGLPENRELAPDLSCDTAVILGQGNVALDVARILLTPPDHLEKTDITEAALGALRQSRVKTVWIVGRRGPLQVAFTIKELREMIQLPGTRPMLDPVDFLCLQDRIKEAARPRKRLMELLLRTATEKPGVEEAARRASASRAWGLRFFRSPQQVLPSPDGWRVAGIRLAVTRLEGIGEATRAVPTGDVEDLPCGLVLSSVGYKSRPIDPSVPFDPKLGVIPNMEGRVVDVPGLYCSGWVKRGPTGVITTTMTDSFLTGQILLQDLRAGHLPSGPRPGSAAIKALLDSRGVWPVSFSDWEKLDAEEVSRGQALGKPREKLLDPQEMLRLLGH from the exons ATGGCTCCGCGCTGTTGGCGCTGGTGGCCCTGGTCGTCTTGGACTCGGACTCGGCTGCCTCCTTCCAGGAGCATCCAGA ACTTCGGCCAGCACTTCTCCACACAGGAGCAGACCCCCCAGATCTGTGTGGTCGGCAGTGGCCCAGCTGGCTTTTACACGGCCCAGCACCTGCTAAAG CACCACTCCCGGGCCCACGTGGATATCTACGAGAAACAGCTGGTGCCCTTTGGCCTGGTGCGCTTTGGCGTGGCGCCCGACCACCCCGAGGTCAAG AATGTCATCAACACCTTTACCCAGACGGCCCGCTCTGACCGCTGTGCCTTCTACGGCAACGTGGAGGTGGGCAGGGATGTGACCGTGCAGGAACTGCGGGACGCCTACCACGCTGTGGTGCTG AGCTATGGGGCAGAGGACCATCAGGCCCTGGATATCCCTGGTGAGGAGCTGCCTGGCGTGTTCTCGGCCCGGGCCTTCGTGGGCTGGTACAATGGGCTTCCTGAGAACCGGGAG CTGGCCCCAGACCTGAGCTGTGACACCGCCGTGATTCTGGGGCAGGGGAACGTGGCTCTGGACGTGGCCCGGATCCTGCTGACCCCACCCGACCACCTGGAG AAAACGGACATCACTGAGGCTGCCCTGGGAGCCCTGAGACAGAGTCGGGTGAAGACGGTGTGGATCGTGGGCCGACGTGGACCCCTACAAGTGGCCTTCACCATAAAG gagcTTCGGGAGATGATTCAGTTACCAGGAACTCGGCCCATGTTGGATCCTGTGGATTTCTTGTGTCTCCAGGACAGAATCAAGG AGGCTGCTCGCCCAAGGAAGCGGCTGATGGAACTGCTGCTTCGAACAGCCACGGAGAAGCCAGGAGTGGAAGAGGCTGCCCGCCGGGCATCAGCCTCCCGCGCCTGGGGCCTCCGCTTCTTCCGAAGCCCGCAGCAGGTCCTGCCCTCGCCAGATGGGTGGCGGGTGGCAGGCATCCGCCTGGCAGTCACCAGACTGGAG GGCATTGGAGAGGCCACCCGGGCAGTGCCCACTGGGGACGTGGAGGACCTCCCCTGTGGGCTGGTGCTGAGCAGCGTTGGGTATAAGAGCCGCCCCATCGACCCCAGTGTGCCCTTTGACCCCAAGCTTGGGGTCATTCCCAATATGGAGGGCCGGGTTGTGGATGTGCCAG GCCTCTACTGCAGCGGCTGGGTGAAGCGGGGACCCACGGgtgtcatcaccaccaccatgactGACAGCTTCCTCACCGGCCAGATTCTGCTGCAGGACCTGAGGGCCGGGCACCTGCCGTCTGGCCCCAGGCCGGGCTCTGCAGCCATCAAGGCCCTGCTGGACAGCCGAG GGGTCTGGCCTGTGTCTTTCTCGGACTGGGAGAAACTGGATGCTGAGGAGGTGTCCCGGGGCCAGGCCttggggaagcccagagagaagCTGCTGGATCCTCAGGAGATGCTGCGGCTGCTGGGGCACTGA
- the FDXR gene encoding NADPH:adrenodoxin oxidoreductase, mitochondrial isoform X3, which translates to MAPRCWRWWPWSSWTRTRLPPSRSIQNFGQHFSTQEQTPQICVVGSGPAGFYTAQHLLKHHSRAHVDIYEKQLVPFGLVRFGVAPDHPEVKTARSDRCAFYGNVEVGRDVTVQELRDAYHAVVLSYGAEDHQALDIPGEELPGVFSARAFVGWYNGLPENRELAPDLSCDTAVILGQGNVALDVARILLTPPDHLEKTDITEAALGALRQSRVKTVWIVGRRGPLQVAFTIKELREMIQLPGTRPMLDPVDFLCLQDRIKEAARPRKRLMELLLRTATEKPGVEEAARRASASRAWGLRFFRSPQQVLPSPDGWRVAGIRLAVTRLEGIGEATRAVPTGDVEDLPCGLVLSSVGYKSRPIDPSVPFDPKLGVIPNMEGRVVDVPGLYCSGWVKRGPTGVITTTMTDSFLTGQILLQDLRAGHLPSGPRPGSAAIKALLDSRGVWPVSFSDWEKLDAEEVSRGQALGKPREKLLDPQEMLRLLGH; encoded by the exons ATGGCTCCGCGCTGTTGGCGCTGGTGGCCCTGGTCGTCTTGGACTCGGACTCGGCTGCCTCCTTCCAGGAGCATCCAGA ACTTCGGCCAGCACTTCTCCACACAGGAGCAGACCCCCCAGATCTGTGTGGTCGGCAGTGGCCCAGCTGGCTTTTACACGGCCCAGCACCTGCTAAAG CACCACTCCCGGGCCCACGTGGATATCTACGAGAAACAGCTGGTGCCCTTTGGCCTGGTGCGCTTTGGCGTGGCGCCCGACCACCCCGAGGTCAAG ACGGCCCGCTCTGACCGCTGTGCCTTCTACGGCAACGTGGAGGTGGGCAGGGATGTGACCGTGCAGGAACTGCGGGACGCCTACCACGCTGTGGTGCTG AGCTATGGGGCAGAGGACCATCAGGCCCTGGATATCCCTGGTGAGGAGCTGCCTGGCGTGTTCTCGGCCCGGGCCTTCGTGGGCTGGTACAATGGGCTTCCTGAGAACCGGGAG CTGGCCCCAGACCTGAGCTGTGACACCGCCGTGATTCTGGGGCAGGGGAACGTGGCTCTGGACGTGGCCCGGATCCTGCTGACCCCACCCGACCACCTGGAG AAAACGGACATCACTGAGGCTGCCCTGGGAGCCCTGAGACAGAGTCGGGTGAAGACGGTGTGGATCGTGGGCCGACGTGGACCCCTACAAGTGGCCTTCACCATAAAG gagcTTCGGGAGATGATTCAGTTACCAGGAACTCGGCCCATGTTGGATCCTGTGGATTTCTTGTGTCTCCAGGACAGAATCAAGG AGGCTGCTCGCCCAAGGAAGCGGCTGATGGAACTGCTGCTTCGAACAGCCACGGAGAAGCCAGGAGTGGAAGAGGCTGCCCGCCGGGCATCAGCCTCCCGCGCCTGGGGCCTCCGCTTCTTCCGAAGCCCGCAGCAGGTCCTGCCCTCGCCAGATGGGTGGCGGGTGGCAGGCATCCGCCTGGCAGTCACCAGACTGGAG GGCATTGGAGAGGCCACCCGGGCAGTGCCCACTGGGGACGTGGAGGACCTCCCCTGTGGGCTGGTGCTGAGCAGCGTTGGGTATAAGAGCCGCCCCATCGACCCCAGTGTGCCCTTTGACCCCAAGCTTGGGGTCATTCCCAATATGGAGGGCCGGGTTGTGGATGTGCCAG GCCTCTACTGCAGCGGCTGGGTGAAGCGGGGACCCACGGgtgtcatcaccaccaccatgactGACAGCTTCCTCACCGGCCAGATTCTGCTGCAGGACCTGAGGGCCGGGCACCTGCCGTCTGGCCCCAGGCCGGGCTCTGCAGCCATCAAGGCCCTGCTGGACAGCCGAG GGGTCTGGCCTGTGTCTTTCTCGGACTGGGAGAAACTGGATGCTGAGGAGGTGTCCCGGGGCCAGGCCttggggaagcccagagagaagCTGCTGGATCCTCAGGAGATGCTGCGGCTGCTGGGGCACTGA
- the FDXR gene encoding NADPH:adrenodoxin oxidoreductase, mitochondrial isoform X4 — protein MAPRCWRWWPWSSWTRTRLPPSRSIQNFGQHFSTQEQTPQICVVGSGPAGFYTAQHLLKHHSRAHVDIYEKQLVPFGLVRFGVAPDHPEVKSYGAEDHQALDIPGEELPGVFSARAFVGWYNGLPENRELAPDLSCDTAVILGQGNVALDVARILLTPPDHLEKTDITEAALGALRQSRVKTVWIVGRRGPLQVAFTIKELREMIQLPGTRPMLDPVDFLCLQDRIKEAARPRKRLMELLLRTATEKPGVEEAARRASASRAWGLRFFRSPQQVLPSPDGWRVAGIRLAVTRLEGIGEATRAVPTGDVEDLPCGLVLSSVGYKSRPIDPSVPFDPKLGVIPNMEGRVVDVPGLYCSGWVKRGPTGVITTTMTDSFLTGQILLQDLRAGHLPSGPRPGSAAIKALLDSRGVWPVSFSDWEKLDAEEVSRGQALGKPREKLLDPQEMLRLLGH, from the exons ATGGCTCCGCGCTGTTGGCGCTGGTGGCCCTGGTCGTCTTGGACTCGGACTCGGCTGCCTCCTTCCAGGAGCATCCAGA ACTTCGGCCAGCACTTCTCCACACAGGAGCAGACCCCCCAGATCTGTGTGGTCGGCAGTGGCCCAGCTGGCTTTTACACGGCCCAGCACCTGCTAAAG CACCACTCCCGGGCCCACGTGGATATCTACGAGAAACAGCTGGTGCCCTTTGGCCTGGTGCGCTTTGGCGTGGCGCCCGACCACCCCGAGGTCAAG AGCTATGGGGCAGAGGACCATCAGGCCCTGGATATCCCTGGTGAGGAGCTGCCTGGCGTGTTCTCGGCCCGGGCCTTCGTGGGCTGGTACAATGGGCTTCCTGAGAACCGGGAG CTGGCCCCAGACCTGAGCTGTGACACCGCCGTGATTCTGGGGCAGGGGAACGTGGCTCTGGACGTGGCCCGGATCCTGCTGACCCCACCCGACCACCTGGAG AAAACGGACATCACTGAGGCTGCCCTGGGAGCCCTGAGACAGAGTCGGGTGAAGACGGTGTGGATCGTGGGCCGACGTGGACCCCTACAAGTGGCCTTCACCATAAAG gagcTTCGGGAGATGATTCAGTTACCAGGAACTCGGCCCATGTTGGATCCTGTGGATTTCTTGTGTCTCCAGGACAGAATCAAGG AGGCTGCTCGCCCAAGGAAGCGGCTGATGGAACTGCTGCTTCGAACAGCCACGGAGAAGCCAGGAGTGGAAGAGGCTGCCCGCCGGGCATCAGCCTCCCGCGCCTGGGGCCTCCGCTTCTTCCGAAGCCCGCAGCAGGTCCTGCCCTCGCCAGATGGGTGGCGGGTGGCAGGCATCCGCCTGGCAGTCACCAGACTGGAG GGCATTGGAGAGGCCACCCGGGCAGTGCCCACTGGGGACGTGGAGGACCTCCCCTGTGGGCTGGTGCTGAGCAGCGTTGGGTATAAGAGCCGCCCCATCGACCCCAGTGTGCCCTTTGACCCCAAGCTTGGGGTCATTCCCAATATGGAGGGCCGGGTTGTGGATGTGCCAG GCCTCTACTGCAGCGGCTGGGTGAAGCGGGGACCCACGGgtgtcatcaccaccaccatgactGACAGCTTCCTCACCGGCCAGATTCTGCTGCAGGACCTGAGGGCCGGGCACCTGCCGTCTGGCCCCAGGCCGGGCTCTGCAGCCATCAAGGCCCTGCTGGACAGCCGAG GGGTCTGGCCTGTGTCTTTCTCGGACTGGGAGAAACTGGATGCTGAGGAGGTGTCCCGGGGCCAGGCCttggggaagcccagagagaagCTGCTGGATCCTCAGGAGATGCTGCGGCTGCTGGGGCACTGA
- the FADS6 gene encoding fatty acid desaturase 6, producing the protein MEPAGGAPRESAGAEALLGELEARVQEVVRASSWWERHGVDCAILALSLFALPPGFLCLRSDRPLVFALGITILGVCHYTLTVKGSHLATHGALTESRGWSKVWTLFFVEVCTSFTAEYAKYGHVKMHHGYTNVLGLGDSSTWRLPCLNRYVYMFLAPLLIPIITPLVAVERLREVELRTALRTLGLISLGLYAQYWLLLNVSGFQSPGSALACMLITRSLLAHPYLHVNIFQHIGLPMFSPDKKPRRIHMMSLGVLNLPRLPVLDWAFGHSLISCHVEHHLFPRLSDNMCLKVKPVVSQFLHEKQLPYNEDSYLARFRLFLQRYEEFMVQTPPITELVGLQ; encoded by the exons ATGGAGCCGGCGGGGGGCGCGCCCCGGGAGAGCGCCGGGGCCGAGGCGCTGCTGGGCGAGCTGGAGGCGCGGGTGCAGGAGGTAGTGAGGGCGAGCTCGTGGTGGGAGCGCCACGGCGTGGACTGCGCCATCCTCGCGCTCAGCCTCTTCGCTTTGCCACCCG ggTTCCTGTGCCTGCGCTCTGACAGGCCCCTGGTCTTTGCCCTGGGCATCACCATCCTGGGGGTGTGCCACTACACGCTGACCGTCAAGGGCAGCCACCTGGCCACTCACGGCGCCCTCACCGAGTCCAGAGGCTGGAGCAAGGTCTGGACGCTTTTCTTTGTGGAG GTATGCACGTCCTTCACTGCGGAGTATGCCAAGTACGGACACGTGAAGATGCACCATGGCTACACCAACGTGCTGGGCCTGGGGGACTCAAGCACGTGGAGGCTGCCTTGCCTCAACCGCTACGTCTACATGTTCCTGGCTCCTCTCTTGATCCCCATCATAACCCCGCTGGTGGCTGTGG AGCGGCTGAGAGAGGTGGAGCTCAGGACGGCCCTGCGGACACTGGGCCTCATCTCCCTGGGCCTTTATGCTCAATACTGGCTGCTCCTGAATGTGTCTGGCTTCCAGAGCCCCGGCTCGGCCCTGGCCTGCATGCTCATCACCAGGTCCCTGCTGGCCCACCCTTATCTCCACGTCAACATCTTCCAG CACATCGGGCTGCCCATGTTCTCCCCCGACAAGAAGCCCCGACGGATCCACATGATGAGCCTGGGGGTGCTTAACCTGCCCCGGCTGCCCGTGCTGGACTGGGCGTTCGGCCACTCTCTCATCAGCTGCCACGTGGAACACCACCTCTTCCCCAGGCTCTCCGACAACATGTGCCTGAAG GTGAAGCCCGTGGTGTCCCAGTTCCTCCACGAGAAGCAGCTGCCATACAACGAGGACTCCTACCTGGCTCGGTTCCGGCTGTTTCTCCAACGCTACGAGGAGTTCATGGTGCAGACTCCTCCCATCACAGAGCTGGTGGGGCTGCAGTGA
- the FDXR gene encoding NADPH:adrenodoxin oxidoreductase, mitochondrial isoform X2, with protein sequence MAPRCWRWWPWSSWTRTRLPPSRSIQNFGQHFSTQEQTPQICVVGSGPAGFYTAQHLLKHHSRAHVDIYEKQLVPFGLVRFGVAPDHPEVKNVINTFTQTARSDRCAFYGNVEVGRDVTVQELRDAYHAVVLSYGAEDHQALDIPGEELPGVFSARAFVGWYNGLPENRELAPDLSCDTAVILGQGNVALDVARILLTPPDHLEVLLLCQKTDITEAALGALRQSRVKTVWIVGRRGPLQVAFTIKELREMIQLPGTRPMLDPVDFLCLQDRIKEAARPRKRLMELLLRTATEKPGVEEAARRASASRAWGLRFFRSPQQVLPSPDGWRVAGIRLAVTRLEGIGEATRAVPTGDVEDLPCGLVLSSVGYKSRPIDPSVPFDPKLGVIPNMEGRVVDVPGLYCSGWVKRGPTGVITTTMTDSFLTGQILLQDLRAGHLPSGPRPGSAAIKALLDSRGVWPVSFSDWEKLDAEEVSRGQALGKPREKLLDPQEMLRLLGH encoded by the exons ATGGCTCCGCGCTGTTGGCGCTGGTGGCCCTGGTCGTCTTGGACTCGGACTCGGCTGCCTCCTTCCAGGAGCATCCAGA ACTTCGGCCAGCACTTCTCCACACAGGAGCAGACCCCCCAGATCTGTGTGGTCGGCAGTGGCCCAGCTGGCTTTTACACGGCCCAGCACCTGCTAAAG CACCACTCCCGGGCCCACGTGGATATCTACGAGAAACAGCTGGTGCCCTTTGGCCTGGTGCGCTTTGGCGTGGCGCCCGACCACCCCGAGGTCAAG AATGTCATCAACACCTTTACCCAGACGGCCCGCTCTGACCGCTGTGCCTTCTACGGCAACGTGGAGGTGGGCAGGGATGTGACCGTGCAGGAACTGCGGGACGCCTACCACGCTGTGGTGCTG AGCTATGGGGCAGAGGACCATCAGGCCCTGGATATCCCTGGTGAGGAGCTGCCTGGCGTGTTCTCGGCCCGGGCCTTCGTGGGCTGGTACAATGGGCTTCCTGAGAACCGGGAG CTGGCCCCAGACCTGAGCTGTGACACCGCCGTGATTCTGGGGCAGGGGAACGTGGCTCTGGACGTGGCCCGGATCCTGCTGACCCCACCCGACCACCTGGAG GTCCTCCTTTTGTGCCAGAAAACGGACATCACTGAGGCTGCCCTGGGAGCCCTGAGACAGAGTCGGGTGAAGACGGTGTGGATCGTGGGCCGACGTGGACCCCTACAAGTGGCCTTCACCATAAAG gagcTTCGGGAGATGATTCAGTTACCAGGAACTCGGCCCATGTTGGATCCTGTGGATTTCTTGTGTCTCCAGGACAGAATCAAGG AGGCTGCTCGCCCAAGGAAGCGGCTGATGGAACTGCTGCTTCGAACAGCCACGGAGAAGCCAGGAGTGGAAGAGGCTGCCCGCCGGGCATCAGCCTCCCGCGCCTGGGGCCTCCGCTTCTTCCGAAGCCCGCAGCAGGTCCTGCCCTCGCCAGATGGGTGGCGGGTGGCAGGCATCCGCCTGGCAGTCACCAGACTGGAG GGCATTGGAGAGGCCACCCGGGCAGTGCCCACTGGGGACGTGGAGGACCTCCCCTGTGGGCTGGTGCTGAGCAGCGTTGGGTATAAGAGCCGCCCCATCGACCCCAGTGTGCCCTTTGACCCCAAGCTTGGGGTCATTCCCAATATGGAGGGCCGGGTTGTGGATGTGCCAG GCCTCTACTGCAGCGGCTGGGTGAAGCGGGGACCCACGGgtgtcatcaccaccaccatgactGACAGCTTCCTCACCGGCCAGATTCTGCTGCAGGACCTGAGGGCCGGGCACCTGCCGTCTGGCCCCAGGCCGGGCTCTGCAGCCATCAAGGCCCTGCTGGACAGCCGAG GGGTCTGGCCTGTGTCTTTCTCGGACTGGGAGAAACTGGATGCTGAGGAGGTGTCCCGGGGCCAGGCCttggggaagcccagagagaagCTGCTGGATCCTCAGGAGATGCTGCGGCTGCTGGGGCACTGA